A window of the Cynocephalus volans isolate mCynVol1 chromosome 10, mCynVol1.pri, whole genome shotgun sequence genome harbors these coding sequences:
- the LOC134388860 gene encoding olfactory receptor 7D4-like — MEAENHTELSEFLPISFSENSELKPLLLGLFLSVSLVTVHGNLLIILAIISDSHLHTPMYFFLSNLSFIDICFISTITPQMLVNIQEQSKDIFYIECLAQMYFLMIFAGVDNFLLTIMAYDCFVAICHPLHYTVTMTSHLCALLFLMSWFIICWASLLQILLMKRLTFSTGTEILHFFCNLSQFLKVACSDTLINNIFLYVAAALLWVFPVIGILFSYYHIVSSLMKMFSIAGKYKAFYTCGSQLSMVSLYYGTSLGDYVSSVLNHSSQRSLITSVMYTVVTPMVNPFLYNLRNKVVMRALGRLFSRAACCP, encoded by the coding sequence ATGGAAGCAGAAAACCACACTGAACTATCAGAGTTTCTCCCCATCAGCTTCTCAGAGAATTCTGAACTGAAGCCCTTACTTTTGGGATTATTCTTGTCAGTGTCCCTGGTCACAGTACATGGGAACCTGCTCATCATTCTGGCCATCATCTCAGACTCCCATCTCCAcacacccatgtacttcttcctctccaacctgTCCTTTATTGACATCTGTTTCATCTCCACCATCACCCCCCAAATGCTGGTGAACATCCAAGAACAGAGCAAAGACATCTTCTACATAGAGTGCCTTGCccagatgtattttttaatgatttttgctGGAGTGGATAATTTCTTACTGACTATAATGGCATATGACTGCTTTGTGGCCATCTGTCACCCCCTGCATTATACGGTCACCATGACCTCCCACCTCTGTGCCTTGTTGTTTCTGATGTCTTGGTTCATCATTTGCTGGGCCTCCCTTCTTCAAATTCTACTGATGAAGAGGCTGACCTTCTCTACAGGtacagagattctgcatttcttctGCAACCTGTCTCAGTTTCTCAAGGTGGCCTGCTCTGATACCCTCATTAATAACATCTTCTTGTATGTTGCAGCTGCACTGCTGTGGGTGTTTCCTGTCATTGGGATCCTCTTCTCTTACTATCATATAGTCTCCTCTTTAATGAAGATGTTCTCCATTGCAGGCAAGTATAAAGCATTTTACACCTGTGGGTCTCAACTCTCTATGGTCTCCTTGTACTATGGGACAAGCCTTGGGGACTATGTCAGTTCTGTTTTGAACCATTCTTCTCAGAGAAGCTTAATCACCTCAGTGATGTACACTGTGGTCACCCCCATGGTGAACCCCTTCCTGTACAACCTGAGGAACAAGGTTGTGATGCGAGCCCTGGGAAGACTTTTCAGCAGAGCAGCCTGTTGTCCATGA